From Sporosarcina sp. Marseille-Q4943, the proteins below share one genomic window:
- a CDS encoding MazG-like family protein — translation MDIITENMLLVNDDVMKERERQNEKWGLQRHDYGYWLAILVEEVGEVAQAIQQGSVASKDTDADDLYTELIHVAAVASAIAEQVREEKR, via the coding sequence GTGGATATAATCACGGAAAATATGCTGCTGGTGAATGATGACGTAATGAAAGAGCGTGAGCGGCAGAACGAAAAATGGGGCTTACAGCGCCATGATTACGGCTACTGGCTTGCAATCTTGGTCGAGGAAGTCGGAGAGGTTGCCCAGGCGATCCAGCAGGGAAGTGTGGCGAGCAAGGATACGGATGCAGATGATTTGTACACGGAATTGATTCACGTTGCGGCAGTTGCTTCGGCTATTGCTGAGCAGGTCAGGGAGGAAAAACGATGA
- a CDS encoding Holliday junction resolvase RecU: MRNIRKTYSRSHANRGAVLERLVDITNKRYCNKGVADIRKIPTPVQITKHNGRTVTGYTQKGEWVDYVGVYDGRTIVFDAKETRETTRFPLSNISAHQFELLKSWHEKGARSFLLVSFSKLDEIYLLKFERLQEAWSGYVGDGRKSIPYEDFVLNCDQVKSDKGYVLHYLKYVG; this comes from the coding sequence GTGAGGAACATCAGGAAGACATACAGCCGATCACATGCTAATCGAGGTGCAGTTCTCGAACGTTTGGTCGATATTACAAATAAGCGATATTGCAATAAGGGTGTTGCAGACATCCGAAAGATTCCGACGCCCGTGCAGATTACCAAACATAATGGCCGGACAGTTACCGGATACACACAAAAAGGCGAATGGGTCGATTATGTCGGAGTATATGATGGCCGAACGATCGTATTCGACGCCAAAGAGACCCGGGAGACGACACGTTTCCCTCTCTCCAATATTTCAGCCCACCAATTCGAGCTGCTGAAATCATGGCACGAGAAGGGAGCGCGTTCATTCCTGCTCGTTTCATTTAGCAAGTTGGATGAAATATACCTTCTGAAGTTTGAGCGGCTACAGGAAGCGTGGTCAGGATATGTAGGTGATGGACGGAAGTCGATTCCTTATGAGGATTTCGTATTGAATTGCGATCAGGTGAAGAGTGATAAGGGGTATGTGCTGCATTATCTCAAGTATGTTGGTTAA
- a CDS encoding DUF6011 domain-containing protein — protein sequence MGACKRCNRKLKTPRSIEVGYGPVCKRKHDQAEAEFLKRQVTMDEVLEYQTKLAQ from the coding sequence ATGGGCGCATGCAAACGATGCAACCGGAAGTTGAAAACACCGAGAAGCATCGAAGTCGGATATGGTCCGGTTTGCAAACGGAAGCATGACCAGGCAGAAGCTGAATTTCTAAAGCGACAGGTGACGATGGATGAGGTCTTGGAGTATCAAACTAAATTGGCTCAATAG